A part of Leishmania infantum JPCM5 genome chromosome 13 genomic DNA contains:
- a CDS encoding putative Ran-binding protein 1 — MSKTDENGNELMEIEEVAVSDGGAARFAAVDVKSGEERFNVIWQDSGKLMRFDEGENQWKERGQGTAKVLQRKDNTSKYMFVFRREGVGKLAAQHYLVKGMKVTKHKQGEKILVWSAFKDFTDDEEGFPENFVMRLSSKEAADKALAEMMGAIEKSSV; from the coding sequence ATGTCCAAGACGGACGAAAACGGCAATGAGCTCATGGAGAtagaggaggtggcggtctccgacggcggtgccgcccgcttcgccgccgttgaCGTGAAGAGCGGCGAGGAGCGCTTCAACGTCATTTGGCAGGACAGCGGCAAGCTCATGCGCTTCGATGAGGGCGAGAACCAGTGGAAGGAGCGTGGGCAGGGCACGGCCAAGGTGCTTCAACGCAAGGATAACACGTCCAAGTACATGTTCGTCTTCCGTCGGGAAGGCGTTGGCaagctggcggcgcagcactaCCTAGTGAAGGGCATGAAGGTGACCAAGCACAAGCAGGGTGAAAAGATTCTTGTGTGGTCTGCCTTCAAGGACTTCaccgatgacgaggagggaTTCCCGGAGAACTTCGTGATGCGACTGTCATCCAAGGAGGCAGCGGACAAGGCTCTGGCCGAGATGATGGGGGCGATTGAGAAGTCAAGCGTGTAG